CCCGTGGCTGCGCGCCCGGTCGAGGAACCGGTCGGTGCGGCGCTCGCTGATCGAGGCGACATCGGCCGCGACGATCGCCAGGAAGTCGAGGACGTAGCCGACGGGCGCGCCGTGGAAGTTGCCGTTGGACTCGACCCGGTCGCCGACCACCACCGGGTTGTCGATCGCGCTGGCGAGCTCGCGACCGGCGACGGTGGCGGCGTGCTCGACGGTGTCGCGGGCGGCGCCGTGCACCTGCGGCGAGCACCGCAGCGAGTACGCGTCCTGGACCCGGTTGCACTCCACCGTGTTGCCGGGCCCGGTGCGGTGGGAGGCCACGATCGCGGAGTCGGCCATCAGGGCGGTGAGGTTGGCCGCGGACAGCGCCTGACCCGGGTGCGGGCGGATCGCCTGGAGCTCGGGGGCGAAGACCCGGTCGGTGCCCAGCTGGGCCTCGACGCTCATCGCGGCGGCCACGTCGGCGGTGCGCAGCAGCATCCGCAGGTCGGTGATCGCCAGCACGAGCATGCCGAGCATGCCGTCGGTGCCGTTGATGAGGGCCAACCCCTCCTTGGCCCCGAGCTCGACCGGCTCGAGGCCGGCGGCGGCGAGCGCGTCGGCCGCCGGCAGCAGCGCGCCGGAGGCGTCGCGCACCTCGCCCTCCCCCATCAGCGCGAGCGCGCAGTGCGCCAGTGGCGCGAGGTCGCCCGAGCAACCCAGCGAGCCGTACTCGCGCACCACCGGGGTGATCCCGTGGGAGAGCAGGTCCGCCATGAGCTGCGCGGTCTCTCGGCGTACGCCGGTGCGTCCCGTCGCGAGCGTCGAGAGGCGCAGGAGCATGAGCGCGCGCACCACCTCGCGCTCCACCTCGGGGCCGGAGCCGGCGGCGTGCGAGCGCACGAGCGATCGCTGCAGCTGGGCGCGCATCCCGGTGGGGATGTGTCGGGTGGCCAGCGCGCCGAAGCCGGTGCTCACGCCGTAGGTCGGGGTCTCGGCGGCGGCCAGCGCCTCGACCACTCCGCGGGCGTGGTCGATCGCGGCCAGCGCGTCGTCGCCGAGCACGACGGGCGCACCGTCGCGGGCGACACTCACGAGCTGCTCGAACGAGACGGGACCGACCCCGACCTCGATGGGCTGGATGGTCTGCATGACGCCCATGCAACACGCGGAGCCGAGCCTGCGCCAGCACTCCGCGTACGTCTGATGTCTCGGATCCCAGACCGATCCGCCCACCCGAACGGGGGGAACCCGGCGCGCCGGCGTTGTGGCACGGTGGACGCCGTGGCGAGCCGCCCGGGCCGCCGGAGCAGGGAGGTCCCCCGATGGATACGACGACGTGGATCATCGTCCTGGTCGTGGTGCTGGTCGTCGCGGCGCTCGTCGCCTGGCTGGTCACCCAGCAGCGCACGAAGCAGCAGCACGCGCAGGCCGAACGACTGCGGTCCGAGGCCCGCGAGCACGCGACCGAGATCCCCGAGACGCAGGTGCGCGCCAAGGAGGCCGAGGCCGAGGCCGAGCGCGCGCGGCTCGAGGCCGAGCGCGCCCAGGCGAAGGCACGCGAGGCGCAGGTCGCCGCGACCCAGCAGCAGGCGGTGCACGAGGACCGGCTGCGCACCGCCGACGAGGTCGACCCCCACGTCGACACGCGCTCCGACGACTACACGCCCGGCACGACGACGCACGACGACGGCACCACCACCCACGACACCGCCACGCACGACCCGGACACCGTGCTGGACACCGACGACCCCCGCCGCACCGACGGCACCACCGGCGGGACGCACTCCGCCTGAACCGATCGGCTGACGCCACGGGCGGGGTGCTGGACAACGCCGTGGGCACTGTCAGACTGAGGCCCCCCTGTTCCGTGAGAGGTGTCTCGTGACCACGCTCGTCGTCATCATCATCGTCCTCGTCGTGGTGCTCGCCGCCGCGGCCCTCGTCGTCCAGCGCAAGAACAAACAGGCCAACATCGCGCGGGCCGACAGTCTCCGCCAGCAGGCGGGGCGCCAGGCGCAGGCCACCATCGCGCCCGCCCAGGACCGCGCGGCCGCCGCCGAGGCGCAGGCCGACGAGGCGCGTGCCCGGGCCGACCAGGCCGAGGCGGAGGCGCACGAGGCCCGGCTGGCCGCCCAGCAGGCCGAGGCCCAGCACGAGTCGCAGGTGCGCGCCGCCGATCGGCTTGACCCGCGTGTCGACCACAGGTCCGACGACTACGCCCCGCAGGTCCCCGGCACGGTCGACCAGCAGCCCACCGCTCCGGCCGACGTCGACGCTGAGCCCGCCGACCAGCCCGCCGACCAGCCCGCCGGCCAGGCTCCGCTGCTCCCGCGCCGCACCCCGGGCGCCCAGGAGATGCCGGGCAAGCCCATCGAGTCGGGCGACGGCGGCGGCTGGTTCACCAAGGGCTCCGACCGGTCCTGACCCCGCGGTGAGCCAGGTCCCTGCCGCGACGCGCGCCCTGCGGGTCCTGCGCTTCCTGGCCACCCAGGCCGACCCGGTCCCGCTCGACCGGATCGTGCGGTCGTGCGACCTGCCGCGCAGCACGGCCTACCACCTGCTCAACACGATGATCGACGAGGGCTTCGTCGTGCACCTGCCCGACGAGCACCGCTACGGCCTCGGCGTCGCCGCCTTCGAGGTGGGCAGCGGGTTCACCCGCCAGGAGCCGCTGGCCCGGCTGGCCCGGCGACCGCTCGCCGAGCTCGTCGACAACACCGGCCACGGCGCCCACCTGGCGGTGCTCCACGGCCGCGACGTGCTCTACGTCGTCGAGGAGCGCGCGCCGGGCCGGGCACCGCTGGTCACGGACGTCGGCGTGCGACTCCCCGCCCACCTGACCGCGTCGGGCCGGGCGGTGCTCGCGGCCCTGCCGGCCAGCCAGGTGCGCGCGCTCTACCCCGACCGGACGGCGTTCGTCGACCGGCACGGCAAGGGCCCCGCCTCCCTGAGTGCGCTGCGGGCGGTGCTGTCGGAGACCCGCCAGCGCGGGCATGCCACGGAGGACGGCGAGGTGACACCCGGCCTGGGAAGCGTCGCGGCGCCGGTGCTCGACCACAACGGACACCCCGTGGCCGGGGTGGCCGTGACCTTCCCCAGCGGCGCGGGCTCCGACGCTGAGATGATCGCTGCTGCGGTCACCGACACCGCCACCCGGCTGACCAGACGCGTCAGCGGTCGGGCCTCGACAAGCCCCTCGCCCAGCCCCTCCCCAGGCCCCTCGGCCGGTGCTAGCGTCGAATGATGCCGGCTCGCCTCCCCTCCCCGCGCC
The sequence above is drawn from the Nocardioides sp. zg-1228 genome and encodes:
- the hutH gene encoding histidine ammonia-lyase, which codes for MQTIQPIEVGVGPVSFEQLVSVARDGAPVVLGDDALAAIDHARGVVEALAAAETPTYGVSTGFGALATRHIPTGMRAQLQRSLVRSHAAGSGPEVEREVVRALMLLRLSTLATGRTGVRRETAQLMADLLSHGITPVVREYGSLGCSGDLAPLAHCALALMGEGEVRDASGALLPAADALAAAGLEPVELGAKEGLALINGTDGMLGMLVLAITDLRMLLRTADVAAAMSVEAQLGTDRVFAPELQAIRPHPGQALSAANLTALMADSAIVASHRTGPGNTVECNRVQDAYSLRCSPQVHGAARDTVEHAATVAGRELASAIDNPVVVGDRVESNGNFHGAPVGYVLDFLAIVAADVASISERRTDRFLDRARSHGLPPFLADDPGVDSGHMIAQYTQASIVSELKRLAVPASVDSIPSSAMQEDHVSMGWNAARKLRRAVDGLSRVVAVEVLTAARALDLRAPLEPSPATGAVVRRLREAGIAGPGPDRHLSPEIEATVDLVQSGEVLAAAETVVGALS
- a CDS encoding IclR family transcriptional regulator: MSQVPAATRALRVLRFLATQADPVPLDRIVRSCDLPRSTAYHLLNTMIDEGFVVHLPDEHRYGLGVAAFEVGSGFTRQEPLARLARRPLAELVDNTGHGAHLAVLHGRDVLYVVEERAPGRAPLVTDVGVRLPAHLTASGRAVLAALPASQVRALYPDRTAFVDRHGKGPASLSALRAVLSETRQRGHATEDGEVTPGLGSVAAPVLDHNGHPVAGVAVTFPSGAGSDAEMIAAAVTDTATRLTRRVSGRASTSPSPSPSPGPSAGASVE